Proteins encoded by one window of Anas platyrhynchos isolate ZD024472 breed Pekin duck chromosome 14, IASCAAS_PekinDuck_T2T, whole genome shotgun sequence:
- the ACSL6 gene encoding long-chain-fatty-acid--CoA ligase 6 isoform X2, with amino-acid sequence MQAQEILRSLRLPEFDDLSQFFRNLPTTALVGIGAFAAVVAYWFASRPKAVKPPCDLRMQSEEVEGLDGARRSVIGDSPQLLTHYYDDARTMYEVFRRGFSISENGPCLGFRKPKQPYQWLSYREVAERAEALGSGLLQQGCKPCTKQFIGVFAQNRPEWIISELACYTYSMVVVPLYDTLGPGAIRYIVNTADISTVICDKPEKARTLLDHVERRETPGLSSIILMDPFEKELLERGRRCGVRIQTMQEVEDCGRESRHAPVPPRPEDLSIVCFTSGTTGNPKGAMLTHGNVVADFSGFLKVTESQWSPTCEDVHISYLPLAHMFERMVQSVVYCHGGRIGFFQGDIRLLSDDMKALRPTIFPVVPRLLNRMYDKIFSQADTSLKRWILEFAAKRKKAEVRNGIIRNDSLWDKLFFNKIQASLGGCVRMIVTGAAPASPTVLGFLRAALGCQVYEGYGQTECTAGCTFTTPGDWTSGHVGAPLPCNLIRLKDVEELNYFASKGEGEICVKGPNVFKGYLKDEEKTTEALDQEGWLHTGDIGKWLPNGTLKIIDRKKHIFKLAQGEYIAPEKIENIYIRSDPVAQIYVHGDSLQAFLVGIVVPDSEVMPGWAKKRGFDGTYSELCKNKELKKAIMEDMVRLGKESGLHSFEQVKAIYIHSDMFSVQNGLLTPTLKAKRPELRDYFKKQIEELYSSISI; translated from the exons GGCCTGGACGGGGCGCGCCGCTCGGTGATCGGGGACAGCCCGCAGCTGCTGACGCACTACTACGACGATGCCAGGACCATGTACGAGGTCTTCAGGAGGGGATTCAGCATCTCCG AAAACGGCCCCTGCCTGGGGTTCAGGAAGCCCAAGCAGCCGTACCAGTGGCTGTCATACAGAGAG GTGGCTGAAAGAGCAGAAGCTCTGGGCtcggggctgctgcagcagggctgcaagcCATGCACCAAGCAGTTCATCGGGGTCTTTGCTCAAAACCGCCCAGAG TGGATCATTTCCGAGCTGGCTTGCTACACCTACTCCATGGTGGTGGTTCCCCTCTACGACACCTTGGGCCCCGGAGCCATTCGTTACATCGTCAACAcag CTGACATTTCCACAGTCATTTGTGACAAACCTGAAAAAGCCAGAACGCTCCTCGACCACGTGGAGAGGAGAGAAACGCCGGGTCTCAGCTCCATCATCCTGATGGACCCATTCGAGAAGGAgttgttggagaggggaaggcgCTGTGGGGTCCGCATCCAGACCATGCAGGAGGTGGAG GATTGTGGCCGGGAGAGTCGACATGCGCCTGTG CCTCCTCGACCAGAAGATCTATCAATTGTCTGTTTTACTAGTGGCACTACAG GAAACCCCAAAGGTGCTATGCTGACTCATGGGAACGTGGTCGCCgatttttcaggctttttgAAAGTGACGGAG AGTCAGTGGTCTCCTACTTGTGAGGATGTACACATTTCCTATTTGCCTTTAGCACACATGTTTGAGAGAATGGTACAG TCCGTAGTGTACTGCCACGGGGGGCGGATTGGGTTCTTCCAAGGAGACATCCGCCTCTTATCGGACGACATGAAGGCTCTGCGTCCCACCATCTTCCCCGTCGTGCCACGGCTGTTAAACAGGATGTACGACAAG ATCTTCAGCCAGGCAGACACCTCCCTGAAGCGCTGGATCCTGGAGTTTGCCGCCAAGCGGAAAAAAGCAGAAGTCCGAAATGGGATCATCAGAAACGACAGCCTGTGGGACAAGCTGTTCTTTAATAAAATACAG GCGAGCCTCGGTGGCTGTGTCCGCATGATAGTGACCGGTGCTGCCCCTGCCTCTCCCACCGTCCTGGGCTTCCTGCGGGCAGCCCTCGGGTGCCAG GTCTATGAAGGTTACGGCCAAACAGAGTGCACAGCTGGGTGCACCTTCACCACCCCAGGTGACTGGACATCAG GTCATGTAGGAGCCCCTTTGCCCTGCAACTTAATCAGACTGAAGGATGTGGAAGAGCTGAATTATTTTGCTTccaaaggagaaggagag ATATGTGTGAAAGGACCGAATGTTTTCAAGGGTTATCTGAAAGATGAGGAGAAGACGACTGAGGCACTGGACCAGGAGGGCTGGCTTCATACTGGAGACATTGGGAAATGGTTACCT AATGGGACTCTTAAAATTATTGACCGGAAAAAGCATATATTTAAACTTGCTCAGGGAGAATATATTGCACCAGAGAAGATAGAGAATATCTATATCCGTAGTGATCCTGTTGCCCAGATCTATGTCCATGGAGACAGC CTGCAGGCCTTCCTGGTGGGAATTGTGGTGCCAGACTCCGAAGTTATGCCAGGCTGGGCAAAGAAAAGAGGGTTTGATGGAACATACTCAGAACTCTGTAAAAAcaag GAACTGAAGAAAGCAATAATGGAAGACATGGTACGGTTAGGTAAGGAGAGCGGACTTCACTCCTTTGAGCag GTAAAAGCCATTTACATTCACTCTGATATGTTCTCAGTACAAAACGGTTTGTTGACACCAACGTTAAAGGCTAAGAGACCAGAACTGAGAGATtacttcaaaaaacaaatagaagagCTATATTCCAGCATCTCCATCTGA